A window from Streptomyces sp. NBC_00271 encodes these proteins:
- a CDS encoding peptidoglycan-binding domain-containing protein gives MTEPNGHVCPECAAPRTPDGTPSCACTRRASDALRDARTAEAAAAEDFDPLRIRPYVDLTANESGPATVRLRTVPSEALSAVQHVDSANSANEPPYPPPASFPEEPPRRRRRTALLAVTGAAVAVVAAAGFASGLFSYDAPARERALPDDVRASVPDPSPTPTSPSPRPGSGSGSAPESAAPSTTTTKTTTAPSPSPSGSPSPSASATRSQPPTSSPSATPTPTPTAAASLAPGQDSTGDQPAQTLRRGDRGSEVTELQLRLRQLSLYTGQSDGTYSRQVEDAVRRYQWARGITGDKSGVYGTATRASLEGETRTP, from the coding sequence GTGACTGAACCGAACGGGCATGTCTGCCCCGAGTGCGCCGCGCCCCGGACGCCGGACGGCACCCCGTCCTGCGCCTGCACCCGGCGCGCGTCCGACGCCCTGCGCGACGCGCGCACGGCGGAGGCGGCAGCGGCGGAGGACTTCGATCCCCTGCGCATCCGCCCGTACGTGGACCTGACGGCGAACGAGTCCGGCCCTGCCACCGTGCGCCTGCGTACGGTGCCGTCGGAGGCCCTCAGCGCCGTACAACACGTCGACTCCGCGAACTCCGCGAACGAGCCCCCGTACCCACCGCCGGCCTCCTTTCCGGAGGAACCTCCCCGGCGCCGACGGCGTACGGCCCTGCTGGCCGTGACCGGGGCCGCGGTGGCGGTCGTGGCGGCGGCGGGGTTCGCGAGCGGGCTGTTCTCGTACGACGCCCCCGCGCGGGAGCGGGCGCTGCCGGACGACGTACGGGCGAGCGTCCCGGACCCGTCACCGACGCCGACGTCGCCGTCGCCGCGACCGGGCTCGGGGTCGGGGTCGGCCCCCGAAAGCGCCGCACCCTCCACGACAACGACAAAGACAACGACGGCGCCATCCCCATCACCCAGCGGCAGTCCGTCCCCCTCGGCGTCGGCGACGCGATCGCAGCCGCCCACGTCCTCACCGTCAGCCACACCCACACCCACGCCCACCGCGGCTGCCTCGTTGGCGCCGGGCCAGGACTCCACGGGCGATCAGCCCGCCCAGACCCTGCGCCGCGGCGACCGGGGCTCCGAGGTCACCGAACTCCAACTGCGCCTGCGCCAGTTGTCCCTCTACACGGGCCAGTCCGACGGCACGTACTCCCGCCAGGTCGAGGACGCGGTACGCCGCTACCAGTGGGCCCGTGGCATCACGGGCGACAAGTCCGGGGTGTACGGGACGGCGACACGGGCGAGCCTCGAGGGCGAGACGCGGACGCCGTAG
- a CDS encoding TMEM165/GDT1 family protein, which translates to MISITVMALVFGVVFLAELPDKTALAGLVLGTRYRASYVFAGVAAAFAVHVALAVAAGSVLTLLPQQIVHAITGVLFLAGAAVLLLKKGEDEEEVRDPANQSFWKVSGAGFMLILVAEFGDLTQIMTANLAARYDDPLSVGLGAVLALWAVAGLGIVGGKALMKRVPLELITKVAAMLMLALGVWSLYEAVAA; encoded by the coding sequence TTGATCAGCATCACCGTGATGGCGCTCGTCTTCGGCGTCGTCTTCCTCGCCGAGCTGCCGGACAAGACCGCGCTCGCCGGGCTCGTCCTCGGTACCCGTTACCGCGCCTCGTACGTCTTCGCCGGCGTCGCCGCCGCCTTCGCCGTGCACGTCGCGCTCGCCGTCGCCGCGGGTAGTGTGCTGACCCTGCTGCCGCAGCAGATCGTGCACGCGATCACGGGTGTGCTGTTCCTCGCCGGTGCCGCCGTGCTGCTCCTGAAGAAGGGCGAGGACGAGGAGGAGGTCCGCGATCCCGCGAACCAGAGCTTCTGGAAGGTCTCGGGGGCGGGCTTCATGCTCATCCTGGTGGCCGAGTTCGGTGACCTCACGCAGATCATGACGGCGAACCTCGCGGCCCGGTACGACGACCCGCTCTCGGTCGGCCTCGGTGCGGTGCTCGCGCTGTGGGCGGTGGCCGGACTCGGCATCGTCGGCGGCAAGGCGCTGATGAAGCGGGTTCCGCTGGAGCTCATCACCAAGGTCGCGGCCATGCTGATGCTGGCGCTGGGTGTCTGGAGTCTGTACGAGGCGGTGGCGGCCTGA
- a CDS encoding GNAT family N-acetyltransferase: MTWIIAPEPFDSSVAAALWRAYYTEVSDRWYLLHEGHPTDPEELEREIAATPGAEFQAPGGVLLVARYGGDPGGMAGVRMLDATTGELKRVFVRERLRGTGGAALLLTAAEEAARGLGAERLILDTRGDLVEARALYARHGYEETEPHNDETYADHWFTKELKNTKELKKLTP, translated from the coding sequence ATGACCTGGATCATCGCCCCCGAGCCCTTCGACTCGTCCGTCGCCGCCGCACTGTGGCGCGCGTACTACACGGAGGTCAGCGACCGCTGGTACCTGCTGCACGAGGGGCACCCGACCGACCCCGAGGAACTGGAGCGGGAGATCGCGGCGACCCCGGGTGCCGAGTTCCAGGCACCCGGCGGGGTGCTGCTGGTCGCGCGGTACGGCGGCGACCCCGGCGGCATGGCCGGGGTGCGGATGCTCGACGCCACGACGGGTGAGCTGAAGCGCGTCTTCGTGCGCGAGCGGTTGCGCGGCACAGGCGGCGCGGCGCTGCTGCTCACGGCGGCCGAGGAGGCGGCGCGCGGCCTCGGCGCCGAGCGGCTGATCCTCGACACCCGGGGCGACCTGGTGGAAGCACGCGCCCTGTACGCGCGGCACGGCTACGAGGAGACCGAGCCGCACAACGACGAGACCTACGCCGACCACTGGTTCACGAAAGAGCTGAAGAACACGAAAGAGCTGAAGAAGCTGACGCCCTGA
- a CDS encoding alkaline phosphatase D family protein, whose amino-acid sequence MAELRLGPLLRYVDGSSATFWVEASRPCTAEVRCADGARGSARTFQVAGHHYALVPVSGLTPGADTAYEVLLDGAGVWPLPGSPFPPSVVRTRGEEDAVRVTFGSCRWAAPPADEKDPVGPDALDTLAARIAGEPESERPDVLLLLGDQVYADETSKATQRWLAARRNLADPPGDQVADYEEYTRLYYESWLDPEVRWLLSTVPSCMIFDDHDVIDDWNTSASWLADMRATAWWRERLLSGLMSYWVHQHLGNLSPRELAEDALYAAVRETPDGTDVLSAFAAQSDADPASVRWSYRRDFGRVRLLMVDTRAARVLAEDRRAMLDAGEERWLREQALDAPGSCDHLLIGTSLPWLLPHLVHDAEAWDAALCRGERGARWARFGERLRRRADLEHWAAFPASFAALAELIAEAGSGPDAPATVSVLSGDVHHAYIAEPRWPSGTPGAPDSPRSPDARVLQLTCSPVHNSIPLSIRLGFRFGWSAVGRAIGRRFARHGTCDRPPVDWRKTGGPWFGNQLMTLTLHGRSARLRLEQARAGKGGGAARLRTVMESEIAS is encoded by the coding sequence TTGGCGGAGCTGCGCCTGGGACCGCTGTTGAGGTACGTCGACGGCTCGTCCGCGACCTTCTGGGTCGAGGCGAGCCGTCCGTGCACCGCCGAGGTGCGCTGCGCCGACGGCGCCCGCGGCTCGGCCCGCACCTTCCAAGTCGCAGGTCACCACTACGCGTTGGTGCCGGTGAGCGGCCTGACCCCGGGCGCGGACACCGCCTACGAGGTGCTGCTGGACGGCGCCGGTGTCTGGCCGCTGCCCGGCTCCCCCTTCCCGCCCTCCGTCGTCCGCACCCGGGGCGAGGAGGACGCCGTCCGAGTCACCTTCGGCTCCTGCCGCTGGGCCGCGCCGCCCGCGGACGAGAAGGACCCGGTCGGACCCGACGCGCTGGACACACTGGCGGCCCGTATCGCGGGCGAGCCCGAGAGCGAACGGCCGGACGTCCTGCTCCTGTTGGGCGACCAGGTGTACGCGGACGAGACCTCGAAGGCCACCCAGCGCTGGCTCGCCGCCCGCCGCAACCTCGCCGACCCCCCGGGCGACCAGGTCGCGGACTACGAGGAGTACACCCGCCTCTACTACGAATCCTGGCTCGACCCGGAAGTGCGCTGGCTGCTGTCGACCGTGCCGAGCTGCATGATCTTCGACGATCACGACGTCATCGACGACTGGAACACCAGCGCCTCCTGGCTCGCCGACATGCGGGCCACGGCGTGGTGGCGCGAGCGGCTGCTGAGCGGTCTGATGTCGTACTGGGTCCACCAGCACCTCGGCAACCTCTCACCGCGTGAACTCGCCGAGGACGCCCTGTACGCCGCCGTCCGCGAGACCCCCGACGGAACCGACGTGCTGAGCGCCTTCGCCGCCCAGTCCGACGCCGACCCGGCCTCCGTCCGCTGGAGCTACCGCCGCGACTTCGGCCGCGTACGGCTGCTGATGGTGGACACCCGGGCGGCCCGCGTGCTGGCCGAGGACCGGCGGGCGATGCTGGACGCGGGCGAGGAGCGGTGGCTGCGCGAGCAGGCGCTGGACGCGCCGGGCTCCTGCGACCACCTCCTGATCGGCACCTCACTGCCCTGGCTGCTCCCCCACCTCGTGCACGACGCCGAGGCATGGGACGCCGCCCTGTGCCGGGGTGAACGGGGCGCGCGCTGGGCCCGGTTCGGGGAGAGGCTGCGCCGCCGGGCCGACCTCGAGCACTGGGCTGCCTTCCCCGCGTCCTTCGCCGCGCTCGCGGAGCTGATCGCCGAGGCCGGTTCCGGACCGGACGCCCCGGCGACGGTGTCCGTGCTGTCCGGAGACGTCCACCATGCCTACATCGCCGAGCCCCGGTGGCCTTCCGGGACCCCGGGGGCGCCCGACTCCCCCCGCTCCCCCGACGCCCGCGTCCTCCAGCTGACCTGCTCCCCCGTCCACAACTCCATCCCCCTCTCCATACGGCTCGGCTTCCGCTTCGGGTGGAGCGCGGTCGGCCGGGCGATCGGGCGTCGGTTCGCCCGGCACGGCACGTGCGACCGGCCGCCCGTCGACTGGCGCAAAACGGGCGGCCCTTGGTTCGGCAACCAGCTCATGACCCTGACCCTGCACGGACGTTCGGCCCGGCTCCGACTGGAGCAGGCCCGCGCGGGGAAGGGCGGGGGCGCCGCCCGACTGCGGACGGTCATGGAGTCCGAGATCGCTTCGTGA
- a CDS encoding J-domain-containing protein, with protein sequence MTERKPPGVSFETWVDRQIREAEARGEFADLPGAGKPMPAVTDTPYDELWWIKRKMAREGLSVLPPTLALRKEAEDALAAASVAPSERVVRRIVEDINAKIREVMFKPPPGPPLGLKPYDVDEIVREWRERRAG encoded by the coding sequence ATGACCGAACGGAAGCCACCCGGGGTCAGCTTCGAGACCTGGGTCGACCGCCAGATCCGTGAGGCGGAGGCCCGCGGCGAGTTCGCGGACCTGCCCGGCGCGGGCAAGCCCATGCCCGCCGTGACCGACACGCCGTACGACGAACTGTGGTGGATCAAGCGGAAGATGGCCCGCGAGGGGCTGTCGGTGCTGCCGCCGACGCTGGCCCTGCGCAAGGAGGCCGAGGACGCGCTCGCGGCGGCCTCGGTGGCGCCCTCGGAGCGCGTCGTGCGCCGGATCGTCGAGGACATCAACGCCAAGATCCGCGAGGTCATGTTCAAGCCGCCGCCGGGACCTCCCCTCGGCCTCAAGCCGTACGACGTGGACGAGATCGTCCGGGAGTGGCGCGAGCGCCGGGCCGGATGA
- a CDS encoding MDR family MFS transporter gives MLLAALDQTIVSTALPTIVSDLGGLEHLSWVVTAYLLASTAATPLWGKLGDQYGRKKLFQAAIVIFLVGSALCGMAQNMGELIGFRALQGLGGGGLIVLSMAIVGDIVSPRERGKYQGLFGAVFGATSVLGPLLGGLFTEHLSWRWVFYVNLPVGVVALIVIAAVLHIPRKSAKHVIDYLGTFLIAAVATCLVLVASLGGTTWGWSSPQTIGLAVLGVLLAVAFVAVEQRAAEPVLPLRLFRVRTFSLCAVISFIVGFAMFGAMTYLPTFLQVVRGVSPTLSGVYMLPMVFGLLLSSTVSGQIVSRTGRWKVFPIAGTGVTAIGLLLLHKLDEHSGTGEMSVYFLVFGLGLGLVMQVLVLIVQNAVSYEDLGVATSGATFFRSIGASFGVAIFGTVFASRLGDNLVAVLSGRQLPAGITPNSLKADPKGIADLPSVLRQPVLHAYASSITDVFLYAAPVAVLGFVLAWFLREDKLRGSVTAPDITETLATNPVERSSYDEVCRALSVLGTREGQREIYEKITERAGYDLLPAASWLLLRIKKYGWAEPALLAERSTVPLPVVLAAARQLEERRLAVRGGLDLVLTDEGREVAGKLAKAREESLAELLGDWWGPDRPTDLTKLVKELNGELCGSDAERPHDRTAPRTHPRGTPA, from the coding sequence ATGCTGCTGGCGGCCCTCGACCAGACGATCGTGTCGACCGCGCTGCCCACCATCGTCAGCGACCTGGGCGGGCTCGAACACCTGTCGTGGGTGGTCACCGCGTATCTGCTCGCGTCGACCGCGGCCACTCCCCTGTGGGGCAAACTCGGCGACCAGTATGGCCGGAAGAAGCTGTTCCAGGCCGCGATCGTGATCTTCCTCGTCGGGTCCGCATTGTGCGGAATGGCGCAGAACATGGGCGAGTTGATCGGCTTCCGGGCCCTTCAGGGCCTCGGTGGCGGTGGGCTCATCGTGCTGTCCATGGCGATCGTCGGCGACATCGTCTCGCCGCGCGAACGGGGCAAGTACCAGGGGCTGTTCGGGGCAGTCTTCGGTGCGACGAGCGTGCTCGGGCCGCTGCTCGGCGGGCTGTTCACCGAGCACCTCAGCTGGCGCTGGGTCTTCTACGTCAACCTGCCCGTCGGCGTGGTCGCGCTCATCGTGATCGCGGCGGTCCTGCACATCCCGAGGAAGTCCGCCAAGCACGTCATCGACTACCTCGGCACGTTCCTCATCGCCGCGGTCGCCACCTGTCTCGTTCTCGTGGCCTCGCTCGGCGGCACCACCTGGGGGTGGAGCTCGCCGCAGACCATCGGTCTCGCGGTGCTCGGTGTCCTGCTCGCCGTGGCCTTCGTGGCGGTGGAGCAGCGGGCGGCCGAACCCGTCCTGCCCCTGAGGCTCTTCCGCGTCCGCACCTTCTCCCTCTGCGCCGTCATCAGCTTCATCGTCGGTTTCGCGATGTTCGGCGCGATGACCTATCTGCCGACCTTCCTCCAGGTCGTCCGGGGCGTGAGCCCCACCCTGTCCGGCGTGTACATGCTGCCCATGGTGTTCGGGCTGCTGCTGTCCTCGACCGTCTCCGGGCAGATCGTCAGCCGTACCGGACGCTGGAAGGTCTTCCCCATCGCGGGCACCGGTGTCACGGCGATCGGTCTGCTCCTGCTCCACAAGCTCGACGAGCACAGCGGCACCGGCGAGATGAGCGTGTACTTCCTCGTCTTCGGCCTGGGCCTCGGCCTGGTCATGCAGGTCCTGGTCCTGATCGTGCAGAACGCGGTCTCGTACGAGGATCTGGGCGTCGCCACCTCCGGCGCCACCTTCTTCCGCTCCATCGGCGCCTCGTTCGGCGTGGCCATCTTCGGCACCGTCTTCGCGAGCCGCCTCGGCGACAACCTGGTGGCCGTGCTGAGCGGAAGGCAACTGCCCGCCGGCATCACGCCGAACAGCCTCAAGGCCGACCCGAAGGGCATCGCCGACCTGCCGTCCGTGCTCCGCCAGCCCGTCCTGCACGCGTACGCCTCGTCGATCACCGACGTCTTCCTGTACGCCGCCCCGGTCGCCGTGCTCGGCTTCGTCCTGGCCTGGTTCCTGCGCGAGGACAAGCTGCGGGGTTCGGTCACGGCACCCGACATCACCGAGACGCTCGCCACCAATCCGGTGGAGCGGTCGTCGTACGACGAGGTGTGCCGCGCGCTGTCCGTGCTCGGCACCCGGGAGGGGCAGCGGGAGATCTACGAGAAGATCACCGAGCGGGCCGGGTACGACCTGCTGCCCGCCGCGAGCTGGCTGCTGCTGAGGATCAAGAAGTACGGCTGGGCGGAGCCCGCGCTGCTGGCCGAGCGCAGCACCGTACCGCTGCCCGTCGTACTGGCCGCGGCCCGGCAGTTGGAGGAGCGCCGCCTCGCCGTCCGCGGAGGGCTCGACCTCGTCCTCACGGACGAAGGCCGCGAGGTCGCCGGGAAGCTGGCCAAGGCCCGTGAGGAGTCCCTGGCGGAGCTGCTCGGCGACTGGTGGGGCCCGGACCGCCCGACCGATCTGACCAAGCTGGTCAAGGAGCTGAACGGCGAGCTGTGCGGGTCCGACGCGGAGCGGCCGCACGACAGGACGGCGCCGCGTACGCATCCGCGCGGGACACCGGCGTGA
- a CDS encoding HNH endonuclease family protein has product MPKVYARRRLSILAAFTGLIAMVGIFNGPTASAALPTPVSAATARTYLASLTVATESRTGYDRDLFPTWITISGTCNTREYVLKRDGSNVVTNSACTATSGSWYSVYDGATWTAASDLDIDHLVPLAEAWDSGASAWTTAQRQAFANDVTRPQLIAVTDNVNQQKSDQDPAEWMPPLSSYACTYVRAWVQVKYYYNLKVDSAEKSKLSSVLSGC; this is encoded by the coding sequence ATGCCAAAGGTCTACGCGCGTCGACGGCTGAGCATACTCGCAGCCTTCACCGGCCTGATAGCCATGGTCGGGATTTTCAACGGCCCGACCGCCTCCGCCGCGCTCCCCACGCCGGTCAGCGCCGCCACCGCGCGCACCTACCTCGCCTCGCTCACCGTGGCGACGGAGAGCCGCACCGGCTACGACCGTGATCTCTTCCCCACCTGGATCACCATCAGCGGCACCTGCAACACCCGTGAGTACGTCCTCAAGCGCGACGGTTCGAACGTCGTCACCAACTCCGCCTGCACCGCCACCAGCGGCAGCTGGTACTCGGTCTACGACGGCGCCACCTGGACCGCCGCCTCCGACCTCGACATCGACCACCTCGTCCCGCTCGCCGAGGCCTGGGACTCCGGCGCCAGCGCCTGGACCACCGCCCAGCGCCAGGCCTTCGCCAACGACGTGACCCGTCCGCAGCTCATCGCCGTCACGGACAACGTGAACCAACAGAAGAGCGACCAGGACCCGGCCGAGTGGATGCCCCCGCTCAGCTCCTACGCCTGCACCTACGTCCGCGCCTGGGTCCAGGTGAAGTACTACTACAACCTCAAGGTCGACTCGGCGGAGAAGAGCAAGCTCAGCTCGGTCCTCAGCGGCTGCTGA
- a CDS encoding HAD-IA family hydrolase — MTATTVLTARALLLDMDGTLVNSDAVVERCWRRWAERHGLDGDEVMKVVHGRQGYASMAVLLPNRPMEQNYADNARMLAEETADMDGVVAIPGAAEFLASLEGVPHALVTSADVGLSTARMAAAGLGLPDVRVTAESVGASKPDPEGFLKGAAELGVAPEECVVFEDSGAGIAAGRGAGMRVVGVGPRAGFHRPDVVVRDLTQVRVEVVGGGTIRLHIA; from the coding sequence ATGACGGCCACCACCGTTCTGACCGCCCGCGCCCTCCTGCTCGACATGGACGGCACCCTCGTCAACTCGGACGCCGTGGTCGAGCGCTGCTGGCGTCGCTGGGCCGAGCGGCACGGGTTGGACGGGGACGAGGTCATGAAGGTCGTCCACGGGCGGCAGGGGTACGCGTCGATGGCGGTGCTGCTGCCGAACCGGCCCATGGAGCAGAACTACGCCGACAACGCGCGCATGCTCGCCGAGGAGACCGCGGACATGGACGGGGTCGTCGCGATTCCGGGTGCCGCGGAGTTTCTTGCCTCGCTGGAGGGGGTGCCGCATGCCCTTGTCACCTCCGCGGATGTGGGGTTGTCCACGGCGCGGATGGCTGCCGCCGGGCTGGGGTTGCCGGATGTGCGGGTCACCGCGGAGTCCGTCGGTGCGAGCAAGCCTGATCCCGAGGGTTTTCTGAAGGGGGCTGCCGAGTTGGGTGTGGCGCCTGAGGAGTGTGTGGTCTTCGAGGATTCGGGGGCCGGGATTGCTGCTGGGCGGGGGGCCGGGATGCGGGTGGTCGGGGTGGGGCCCCGGGCCGGCTTTCATCGGCCGGATGTCGTTGTGCGTGATCTGACGCAGGTGCGGGTGGAGGTTGTCGGGGGCGGGACGATACGCCTGCACATCGCCTGA
- a CDS encoding FHA domain-containing protein: MLELTMASVTGADAGATAGMLMADAPSDPGAVLRVGRDRAVCRLATPDDWLFVSRVHLEFLCGPDGTWQVTWLHGSRPEPSAEVRLTLAGLPTQAVPYGGTAKLPAGGSGEIVILDRTGPHSVNVGFYHET, encoded by the coding sequence GTGCTCGAACTCACCATGGCCTCGGTCACCGGGGCGGACGCTGGTGCGACGGCCGGAATGCTGATGGCCGACGCGCCGAGCGACCCCGGAGCCGTGCTGCGGGTGGGCCGGGACCGGGCCGTGTGCCGGCTCGCGACCCCCGACGACTGGCTGTTCGTCTCCCGGGTCCACCTGGAGTTCCTGTGCGGCCCGGACGGTACCTGGCAGGTCACCTGGCTGCACGGGTCACGCCCTGAGCCCTCCGCCGAGGTACGGCTGACGCTGGCCGGACTGCCGACGCAGGCCGTCCCGTACGGCGGGACGGCGAAGCTCCCCGCGGGCGGTTCGGGGGAGATCGTCATCCTCGACCGCACAGGACCGCACAGCGTGAACGTGGGTTTCTACCACGAGACCTGA
- a CDS encoding DoxX family protein has translation MTDRLNSAQPYAIGLFRIVIGLLFAVHGAASLFGVLGGAAGTDGGSIPSGTWPGWYAAVIQLVGGALVLLGLGTRGAAFIASGSMAYAYFDVHQSAALWPIQNGGELSVLFCWTMLLLVFTGSGALGLDRLFAGRTAASRADERASEPVAA, from the coding sequence ATGACCGACCGCCTCAACAGCGCTCAGCCGTACGCCATCGGCCTGTTCCGCATCGTCATCGGCCTGCTCTTCGCCGTGCACGGCGCCGCCTCGCTCTTCGGTGTCCTCGGCGGCGCGGCCGGCACCGACGGCGGCTCCATCCCGTCCGGCACCTGGCCGGGCTGGTACGCGGCCGTGATCCAGCTCGTCGGCGGCGCCCTGGTGCTGCTGGGCCTCGGCACCCGCGGCGCGGCGTTCATCGCCTCGGGCTCGATGGCGTACGCGTACTTCGACGTGCACCAGTCGGCGGCCCTGTGGCCGATCCAGAACGGCGGCGAGCTCTCCGTGCTGTTCTGCTGGACCATGCTGCTGCTGGTCTTCACCGGCTCCGGCGCGCTCGGCCTCGACCGGCTCTTCGCCGGGCGCACGGCCGCGTCCCGTGCGGACGAGCGGGCCTCGGAGCCCGTCGCGGCCTGA
- a CDS encoding FAD/NAD(P)-binding protein has protein sequence MRPPCPGVTPLSAVSAAPSGTTPAVDVSLAVVGAGPRGTSVLERLCASAPELLPPGTRLTVHMVDPSPPGPGRVWRTAQSPYLLMNTVASQVTLFTDDSVDCSGPVRPGPSLHTWAGGELGPDDYPTRAHYGRYLEWVFAEVVRTAPPGVRVEVHPARAVRLDDDPDGRQTLALDNGRALPELSAVVLAQGHLPTAPDRAQRDLTAYAERHGLRHIPPANPADVDLSAAAAAPAPREPVLLRGLGLNFFDHMALLTTGRGGRFTRTAEGLRYLPSGREPRLYAGSRRGVPYQARGDNAKGPYGRHLPLVLTDEVIAGFRKRADSGEAPDFLGEIWPLIAKEVETVYYEGVRAGRWERPRLLEFRDRFLAAPHRSPQEARVLDEFGVPEGERWCWDRVSRPYAGRDFATPGAWRSWLLAHLREDAEQAALGNVDGPLKAALDVLRDLRNEVRRIVDHGGLPGGSRREHLDRWYTPLNAFLSIGPPRRRVEEMAALIEAGVLDVLGPRLEVRAEDGAWVAHSPDVPGSTVRATTLIEARLPEPDLRRTGDELLTRLLRTGGCRPHTSDGYETGGLDVTPRPYRLIDRQGHAHARRFAFGVPTEGVHWVTAAGARPGVDSVTLSDADAVARAALRAATAETEAQAEPGAWLNVELASID, from the coding sequence ATGCGCCCTCCATGCCCGGGAGTCACACCTTTGTCTGCAGTGAGCGCCGCGCCCTCCGGGACCACCCCTGCCGTCGATGTGTCCCTCGCCGTCGTCGGCGCGGGACCACGGGGCACCAGCGTCCTTGAACGCCTGTGCGCCTCCGCGCCGGAGCTGCTCCCGCCCGGAACACGGCTGACGGTCCACATGGTCGACCCGTCGCCGCCCGGCCCCGGCCGCGTCTGGCGCACCGCGCAGTCGCCGTATCTGCTGATGAACACCGTGGCCTCGCAGGTGACCCTCTTCACCGACGACAGCGTGGACTGCTCGGGCCCGGTCCGCCCCGGGCCGAGCCTGCACACCTGGGCGGGCGGCGAGCTGGGCCCGGACGACTACCCGACCCGCGCGCACTACGGCCGCTACCTGGAATGGGTGTTCGCCGAGGTGGTCCGCACAGCGCCACCCGGAGTGCGCGTCGAGGTGCACCCGGCGCGCGCGGTACGGCTCGACGACGACCCCGACGGCCGCCAGACCCTCGCCCTCGACAACGGGCGCGCCCTGCCGGAGCTGTCCGCGGTCGTCCTCGCCCAGGGCCATCTGCCGACGGCCCCGGACCGCGCCCAACGCGACCTCACGGCGTACGCCGAACGGCACGGCCTGCGCCACATCCCGCCCGCCAACCCGGCGGACGTCGACCTCTCCGCAGCCGCAGCCGCACCCGCTCCCCGCGAACCGGTCCTGCTGCGCGGCCTCGGTCTCAACTTCTTCGACCACATGGCCCTGCTCACGACGGGCCGCGGCGGCCGCTTCACCCGCACCGCCGAGGGCCTGCGCTACCTCCCCTCCGGCCGCGAGCCCCGGCTGTACGCGGGCTCGCGCCGCGGTGTCCCGTACCAGGCCCGCGGCGACAACGCGAAGGGCCCCTACGGCCGCCACCTCCCCCTCGTCCTGACCGACGAGGTCATCGCCGGCTTCCGCAAGCGCGCCGACTCCGGTGAGGCGCCGGACTTCCTGGGCGAGATATGGCCGTTGATCGCGAAGGAGGTGGAGACGGTCTACTACGAGGGGGTGCGCGCCGGGCGGTGGGAGCGTCCGAGGCTGCTGGAGTTCAGGGACCGTTTCCTCGCCGCCCCGCACCGGAGCCCTCAAGAGGCCCGCGTCCTGGACGAGTTCGGCGTCCCGGAGGGCGAGCGCTGGTGCTGGGACCGCGTCTCGCGCCCATACGCCGGCCGTGACTTCGCCACGCCCGGCGCCTGGCGCTCCTGGCTCCTGGCGCATCTGCGCGAGGACGCCGAGCAGGCCGCGCTCGGGAACGTCGACGGCCCCCTGAAGGCCGCCCTGGACGTACTGCGCGACCTGCGCAACGAGGTGCGGCGGATCGTGGACCACGGGGGCCTGCCGGGCGGCTCGCGGCGTGAACACCTGGACCGCTGGTACACACCGCTCAACGCCTTCCTCTCCATCGGGCCGCCCCGCCGCCGCGTCGAGGAGATGGCCGCGCTGATCGAGGCGGGTGTCCTGGACGTCCTGGGCCCCCGGCTGGAGGTGCGGGCCGAGGACGGGGCATGGGTCGCGCACTCCCCCGACGTGCCGGGCTCGACCGTGCGCGCGACGACGCTGATAGAGGCGCGGCTGCCGGAACCGGACCTCAGGCGGACGGGCGACGAGCTGCTCACCCGGCTGCTGAGGACGGGCGGGTGCCGTCCGCACACGAGCGACGGTTACGAAACCGGAGGGCTGGACGTAACACCGCGCCCCTATCGTCTGATTGACCGTCAAGGTCACGCGCACGCAAGGCGGTTCGCCTTCGGGGTGCCCACGGAGGGCGTGCACTGGGTGACCGCGGCCGGGGCCCGGCCGGGTGTGGATTCGGTCACGCTTTCGGACGCCGACGCGGTGGCGCGGGCCGCGCTACGTGCGGCGACAGCGGAAACGGAAGCCCAAGCGGAACCCGGAGCATGGCTAAATGTTGAACTTGCAAGCATTGATTAG